The Struthio camelus isolate bStrCam1 chromosome 5, bStrCam1.hap1, whole genome shotgun sequence genome has a segment encoding these proteins:
- the PDHX gene encoding pyruvate dehydrogenase protein X component, mitochondrial isoform X1 yields the protein MAASLWLGGGGRGVMRLLLGRRPALGAGASRPARGGWRFLHGTYELRGTPAIKVFMPALSPTMEEGNIVKWLKKEGEMVNAGDALCEIETDKAVVTMESSDDGILAKILVEEGSKNVRLGSLIGLLVEEGQDWKAVEIPADAGDSSSLAPPAAALTSTPAGPSVSTPPKLEHHPGKLQIRLSPAARNILETHGLDPSNITPSGPRGIFTKEDALKLLQEKEKGKPTELKPVVSPAPPQPATVPSTPPATAVTSAYPRPAVPPVSTPGQPAPLGTFTEIPASNIRRVIAKRLTESKTTIPHAYVAADCDIDAILNLRKELAKDDIKVSVNDFIIKATAVTLKQLPDVNVTWDGEGPRQLQSIDISIAVATDRGLITPIIKDVAAKGIQEIAASAKALAKKARDGKLLPEEYQGGSFSISNLGMFGISDFIAVINPPQACILAVGQARPELKIVEDEEGNEKLQQHQLMTVTLSSDGRMVDDELASKFLETLKANIENPIRLALC from the exons GTACGCCTGCTATTAAGGTGTTCATGCCTGCACTTTcgcctacaatggaagaaggaaaCATTGTGAAATGGTTAAAAAAGGAAG GTGAAATGGTGAATGCTGGAGATGCTTTGTGTGAAATTGAAACGGACAAAGCGGTGGTTACGATGGAATCAAGTGATGATGGCATATTGGCTAAAATACTG GTGGAGGAAGGAAGTAAAAATGTACGCTTGGGCTCACTAATCGGTCTACTGGTAGAAGAAGGACAGGACTGGAAGGCGGTTGAAATACCAGCTGATGCTGGTGATTCATCTTCTCTGGCTCCACCAGCAGCTGCACTTACCTCAACTCCTGCAGGTCCTTCGGTTTCAACTCCTCCTAAGCTAGAACATCACCCTGGAAAACTGCA GATTCGCTTAAGTCCTGCAGCTCGCAACATTCTGGAGACGCATGGGCTGGATCCAAGCAATATTACTCCTTCTGGGCCCCGAGGAATCTTCACTAAAGA GGATGCTCTCAAACTTCTCCAAGAGAAGGAGAAGGGCAAACCCACTGAACTGAAACCTGTGGTTTCTCCAgcccctccccagcctgctacAGTGCCTTCTACTCCACCAGCAACAGCTGTGACTTCTGCTTATCCAAGGCCAGCAGTTCCACCAGTCTCCACACCAGGACAACCTGCTCCACTG GGCACGTTCACAGAAATCCCAGCTAGCAACATCCGAAGAGTTATTGCTAAGAGATTAACAGAGTCTAAAACTACTATACCTCATGCATATGTTGCTGCTGACTGTGACATTGATGCTATTTTGAATTTGAGGAAAGAATTGGCCAAAG atgaCATTAAAGTATCTGTAAATGACTTTATTATCAAAGCAACAGCAGTCACTTTGAAG CAATTGCCAGATGTCAATGTAACCTGGGATGGAgagggccccaggcagctgcagtccATTGACATTTCTATTGCTGTGGCAACAGACCGAGGTCTCATTACACCAATCATAAAAGATGTTGCTGCCAAGGGAATACAGGAAATTGCTGCCTCTGCAAAG GCTCTAGCAAAGAAAGCAAGAGACGGGAAACTGTTACCGGAGGAGTATCAGGGAGGATCATTTAG taTCTCCAATCTGGGCATGTTTGGCATCAGTGACTTTATTGCAGTCATAAACCCTCCACAGGCCTGCATCTTAGCTGTGGGCCAAGCGAGACCAGAGCTCAAGATTGTGGAAGATGAAGAAGGGAATGAGAAACTTCAGCAGCATCAACTCATGACAGTGACTCTGTCAAGTGATGGTCGGATGGTAGATGATGAACTGGCTTCAAAGTTTCTGGAGACCTTAAAAGCCAACATAGAGAATCCGATACGACTTGCCTTGTGTTAA
- the PDHX gene encoding pyruvate dehydrogenase protein X component, mitochondrial isoform X2 produces MPALSPTMEEGNIVKWLKKEGEMVNAGDALCEIETDKAVVTMESSDDGILAKILVEEGSKNVRLGSLIGLLVEEGQDWKAVEIPADAGDSSSLAPPAAALTSTPAGPSVSTPPKLEHHPGKLQIRLSPAARNILETHGLDPSNITPSGPRGIFTKEDALKLLQEKEKGKPTELKPVVSPAPPQPATVPSTPPATAVTSAYPRPAVPPVSTPGQPAPLGTFTEIPASNIRRVIAKRLTESKTTIPHAYVAADCDIDAILNLRKELAKDDIKVSVNDFIIKATAVTLKQLPDVNVTWDGEGPRQLQSIDISIAVATDRGLITPIIKDVAAKGIQEIAASAKALAKKARDGKLLPEEYQGGSFSISNLGMFGISDFIAVINPPQACILAVGQARPELKIVEDEEGNEKLQQHQLMTVTLSSDGRMVDDELASKFLETLKANIENPIRLALC; encoded by the exons ATGCCTGCACTTTcgcctacaatggaagaaggaaaCATTGTGAAATGGTTAAAAAAGGAAG GTGAAATGGTGAATGCTGGAGATGCTTTGTGTGAAATTGAAACGGACAAAGCGGTGGTTACGATGGAATCAAGTGATGATGGCATATTGGCTAAAATACTG GTGGAGGAAGGAAGTAAAAATGTACGCTTGGGCTCACTAATCGGTCTACTGGTAGAAGAAGGACAGGACTGGAAGGCGGTTGAAATACCAGCTGATGCTGGTGATTCATCTTCTCTGGCTCCACCAGCAGCTGCACTTACCTCAACTCCTGCAGGTCCTTCGGTTTCAACTCCTCCTAAGCTAGAACATCACCCTGGAAAACTGCA GATTCGCTTAAGTCCTGCAGCTCGCAACATTCTGGAGACGCATGGGCTGGATCCAAGCAATATTACTCCTTCTGGGCCCCGAGGAATCTTCACTAAAGA GGATGCTCTCAAACTTCTCCAAGAGAAGGAGAAGGGCAAACCCACTGAACTGAAACCTGTGGTTTCTCCAgcccctccccagcctgctacAGTGCCTTCTACTCCACCAGCAACAGCTGTGACTTCTGCTTATCCAAGGCCAGCAGTTCCACCAGTCTCCACACCAGGACAACCTGCTCCACTG GGCACGTTCACAGAAATCCCAGCTAGCAACATCCGAAGAGTTATTGCTAAGAGATTAACAGAGTCTAAAACTACTATACCTCATGCATATGTTGCTGCTGACTGTGACATTGATGCTATTTTGAATTTGAGGAAAGAATTGGCCAAAG atgaCATTAAAGTATCTGTAAATGACTTTATTATCAAAGCAACAGCAGTCACTTTGAAG CAATTGCCAGATGTCAATGTAACCTGGGATGGAgagggccccaggcagctgcagtccATTGACATTTCTATTGCTGTGGCAACAGACCGAGGTCTCATTACACCAATCATAAAAGATGTTGCTGCCAAGGGAATACAGGAAATTGCTGCCTCTGCAAAG GCTCTAGCAAAGAAAGCAAGAGACGGGAAACTGTTACCGGAGGAGTATCAGGGAGGATCATTTAG taTCTCCAATCTGGGCATGTTTGGCATCAGTGACTTTATTGCAGTCATAAACCCTCCACAGGCCTGCATCTTAGCTGTGGGCCAAGCGAGACCAGAGCTCAAGATTGTGGAAGATGAAGAAGGGAATGAGAAACTTCAGCAGCATCAACTCATGACAGTGACTCTGTCAAGTGATGGTCGGATGGTAGATGATGAACTGGCTTCAAAGTTTCTGGAGACCTTAAAAGCCAACATAGAGAATCCGATACGACTTGCCTTGTGTTAA